One Desulfonatronum sp. SC1 genomic window carries:
- the trmFO gene encoding methylenetetrahydrofolate--tRNA-(uracil(54)-C(5))-methyltransferase (FADH(2)-oxidizing) TrmFO, which translates to MTETDMKNGSRAVAVVGGGLAGCECAWRLARSGIVVRLFEMKPDRFSPAHSSSNLAELVCSNSLRSDEPESAVGLLKLEMTDLDSLVMAAARATRVPAGKALAVDRELFAEWITRRIQDEPLITLVREEVRTLDDPKLKDADAVVVAAGPLAGEELAEDLRRTVGADHLYFYDAIAPIVAADSIDMNVAFWGSRYNPEEHDYLNCPMEEETYRRLHAELLTARKVAARDFEKALHFEACLPIETLAERGEMTMAFGPLKPVGLIDPRTGTQSFAVVQLRAENRDKTAFNLVGFQTKLAYPEQERVFRLIPGLERAEFLRLGSMHRNTYVEAPSALTPDLELRSSPGIFLAGQITGVEGYVESAACGLWLGHALAAKLQGRVLPPPPPETALGALLGHLRTPAKNFQPSNVNFGLMPELKARGKKALRKALRAQRAREAWTRWQGSAPSPAA; encoded by the coding sequence ATGACCGAAACAGATATGAAAAACGGGTCGCGAGCCGTGGCCGTGGTCGGCGGCGGGCTGGCCGGATGCGAGTGCGCCTGGCGGCTGGCCCGCTCCGGGATTGTCGTGCGCCTGTTCGAGATGAAGCCGGACCGCTTTTCCCCGGCCCATTCCAGTTCGAACCTGGCCGAACTGGTCTGCTCCAACTCCCTGCGCTCCGACGAGCCGGAATCCGCGGTGGGGTTGCTCAAGCTGGAAATGACCGACTTGGACAGCCTGGTCATGGCCGCGGCCCGGGCCACTCGGGTTCCAGCGGGCAAGGCCCTGGCCGTGGACCGGGAGCTGTTCGCGGAGTGGATCACCCGGCGCATCCAGGACGAGCCGTTGATCACGCTGGTTCGGGAGGAAGTCCGGACCCTGGATGATCCGAAGCTGAAGGACGCGGACGCCGTGGTCGTTGCCGCCGGCCCCCTGGCCGGGGAGGAGTTGGCGGAAGATTTGCGCCGGACTGTGGGGGCGGACCACCTCTATTTCTACGATGCCATCGCCCCCATCGTGGCGGCGGATTCCATCGACATGAACGTGGCTTTTTGGGGGTCACGCTACAATCCCGAGGAACACGACTACCTGAACTGCCCCATGGAAGAGGAGACGTACCGGCGACTTCACGCCGAACTGCTGACCGCCCGCAAGGTCGCGGCCCGGGATTTCGAAAAGGCCCTGCATTTCGAGGCCTGCCTGCCCATCGAGACCCTGGCCGAGCGCGGGGAGATGACCATGGCCTTCGGCCCGCTCAAGCCCGTGGGGCTGATCGACCCGCGCACCGGGACCCAGTCCTTTGCCGTGGTCCAACTGCGGGCTGAAAACCGGGACAAGACGGCCTTTAACCTGGTCGGGTTTCAGACCAAGCTGGCCTATCCGGAACAGGAGCGCGTCTTTCGCCTGATCCCCGGCCTGGAGCGGGCGGAATTTCTCCGCCTGGGCAGCATGCACCGCAACACCTACGTCGAAGCCCCCTCGGCCTTGACCCCGGATCTGGAACTGCGCTCCAGTCCGGGAATCTTCCTGGCCGGCCAGATCACCGGTGTGGAAGGCTACGTGGAATCCGCGGCCTGCGGCCTCTGGCTGGGCCATGCCCTGGCCGCCAAACTCCAGGGCCGCGTTCTGCCGCCTCCGCCCCCGGAAACCGCCCTGGGCGCGCTCCTAGGACACTTGCGCACCCCGGCCAAGAACTTCCAGCCCTCCAACGTCAACTTCGGCCTAATGCCCGAACTCAAAGCCCGCGGCAAAAAGGCCCTTCGCAAGGCCCTCCGGGCCCAGCGGGCCCGGGAAGCCTGGACTCGGTGGCAGGGTTCAGCGCCAAGTCCCGCCGCTTGA